The DNA region TGCCCGTCCCGCCAACCGGGCCGGACCGCCCCCCGCAGGACGGCATCAGAGACCGGCTACGGTGCTCACCGCTGCCGTCCACAGCGTTGTCCACAGAAGTTATCCACAGGCAGACAACCCGATCCACCCGCTGTTTCACGTGAAACGACGCGCCCTGTGGACAACGCCTGTGGACAACGCGCCGCCGACTCACGCCGGCTGCCAACGGCACCGCGTACCGGTTGACCCCGACCCGAACTCTGTCTGTGGAGCCGGCGTTCGACCCGATCGTTGACGGCCCCTGCTCCTCAACGATCGAGTGGCGCGATGGTGACCCCGTACCGCAGGCTGCTGCCCCGGGCGAGCCGTGCATGCGCAGCCGAAGGCGGCTCGGCCCGTTTCACGTGAAACGGGCCGAGCAGGGTTTCACGTGAAACGGCCCCGACCCGAACGCTGCGGGTGGGGCCGTTTCACGTGAAACGTAACGCCGACGGTCAGTCCTGGTCGTCAGGAGCCTCTTCGCCGTCCATGCCGATGATTCCGACGATCCGCTCGAGGTCGTCGACCGTGGCGAACTCGATCGTGATCTTGCCCTTGCTCCGACCGATGTCCACCTTCACCCGGGTGTCGAACCGGTCAGAGAGTCGATCCGCCAGATCAGCCAGCGCGGGCGCGTGGGGCTTCGGACGTCGCGGGGGCGTGCCCGGACGCTTCGCGGGCTCCTCGGTCGCCGCCAGAGCAACCAGTTCCTCGGTCGCCCGTACCGACAGACCCTCGGCGACGATCCGCAGCGCCAGCGCGTCCTGGGCCTCCGCGTCGTCGAGACCGAGCAGGGCACGGGCATGCCCTGCGGAGAGCACCCCGGCTGCCACTCGCCGCTGCACCTGAGCCGGCAGGTTCAGCAGGCGGATCGTGTTGGAGATCTGCGGCCGGCTCCGGCCGATCCGCCGCGCCAGCTCCTCATGCGTTGCCCCGAACTCCTCCAGCAACTGCTGGTAGGCGGCGGCCTCCTCGAGCGGGTTCAGATTGGCGCGATGGATGTTCTCCAGGAGCGCGTCCCGGAGCATCGCGTCGTCCTTGGTCTCCCGCACGATCGCGGGGATGCTCTCCCGGCCGATCGCCTGAGCGGCCCGCCACCGACGCTCTCCCATGACGAGCTCGTACTGCTCGCCACCGTCCAGCTGCCGCACGACGATCGGCTGAAGAAAACCGACCTGCTCGATCGAGACCTTCAGCTCCTCGAGCGCCTCGTCATCGAAGACCTGCCGCGGCTGCTTGGGGTTCGGGACGATCGCGTTCACCGACAGCTCGGCGAACCGGGCACCCGGCACCGGCGAGAGCCCGTCCTCGACCGGAGCCGGGGGTGTCTCCGACGGGTACGGCGGAGCCGGGTCGACACGCTCGGCGGTCGCCACCGGCGCCACCGGCGCCACCGGACCGGTGGGCCGGACGGCCGGCGGCGGCGCGACCTGCGTACCGGTCTGGGCAGGGGCGGGCGCCGCCGTAGGGATCAAGGCACCGAGCCCTCGACCGAGCCCGCCCTTTGGACGGTTCTTCATGCCCTGCCTCCCGATCTACCCACAGTGTCAGAGATTGCGGACACGTCGCGCCGCTCCGCGTTCGGCAATTTCCTGCGCCGCCTCGAAGTAGCTCGTCGCGCCCCGCGAACCGGGATCGTAGGTCATCACCGACTGCCCGTAGCTCGGTGCCTCGGAAACCCGGACGTTGCGCGGGATCACCGCCTGCAGAACCTTCTCGCCGAAGTGGTTGCGGACGTCCTGCTCCACCGCGTCCGCCAACCGGGTACGGCGGTCGTACATCGT from Solwaraspora sp. WMMD791 includes:
- a CDS encoding ParB/RepB/Spo0J family partition protein, whose amino-acid sequence is MKNRPKGGLGRGLGALIPTAAPAPAQTGTQVAPPPAVRPTGPVAPVAPVATAERVDPAPPYPSETPPAPVEDGLSPVPGARFAELSVNAIVPNPKQPRQVFDDEALEELKVSIEQVGFLQPIVVRQLDGGEQYELVMGERRWRAAQAIGRESIPAIVRETKDDAMLRDALLENIHRANLNPLEEAAAYQQLLEEFGATHEELARRIGRSRPQISNTIRLLNLPAQVQRRVAAGVLSAGHARALLGLDDAEAQDALALRIVAEGLSVRATEELVALAATEEPAKRPGTPPRRPKPHAPALADLADRLSDRFDTRVKVDIGRSKGKITIEFATVDDLERIVGIIGMDGEEAPDDQD